One Candidatus Spechtbacteria bacterium DNA window includes the following coding sequences:
- a CDS encoding KH domain-containing protein, with product METDELVKKEAHTLLSHMGYVCVAPTEVKERENRVSISLSIERPHELIGERGATLNALQHIIRLCVVKKYNIHIPIDIDINNYKKKREEFLQEFAKQIGERVRMTKNEMELEPMSPFDRRVIHCTLAEYSDLITESKGENESRHIVVRFFS from the coding sequence TTGGTAAAAAAAGAAGCACACACGCTACTTTCCCATATGGGATATGTGTGTGTTGCTCCAACGGAAGTAAAGGAGCGTGAAAATCGCGTATCTATTTCGCTTTCAATTGAGCGTCCTCACGAACTTATTGGAGAACGCGGCGCTACTCTTAACGCGCTTCAGCATATTATTCGTTTATGTGTTGTAAAGAAATATAATATTCACATACCCATAGACATTGATATTAATAACTATAAAAAGAAAAGAGAAGAATTTCTTCAAGAATTTGCAAAACAAATCGGGGAACGAGTTAGGATGACGAAAAATGAGATGGAGCTTGAACCCATGTCCCCCTTTGATCGTCGGGTAATACACTGTACTCTTGCGGAGTATTCTGACTTAATAACGGAAAGCAAAGGAGAAAACGAGAGTCGTCATATTGTCGTGCGCTTCTTTTCTTAA